GACACTTTGTTCCCGAGATATTGACGATTGAAGTAATTTGAACGCGCCAGATCAATTTTGTACGCCTGGCCACGCGCTAGCACACGACGTGCGTGCGCCGCCGACCGCCGCTCTCGAGTGATACTGCTTTTGTTAATACGTTTACAGTGGTCAATCTTCATGAATCGCTTCGAACTTTTGAGAAAGGttactttaactatttaataagatGCTGTCAAAATTTTAGCTCTTAATATTCATAACCGTAGCAacagtaatttttcaaaaaataaaaaaaattattttggctTTTAAATAAGCTGGgacaatgtattttttttaatttaaagaaaaattgcacCTTTCAAATGCATTTTACTTCATTTTGatagcgttaatattttaaaagttattgaattgttaatttggcttattttttacacgtttatttgaggCACTTAATTGCATTGCACACATTTCGCAATGCGATATACGATACTgtaactttttaagaaaagaaaaaactttggttcGGGTTCGTGCATAgtctcaaaaatgtagaaattaaattttagtggagCGTGTTTTGAATAAACAATTGACATTACTcgaaaagttgttaatattcTTTGATGAATttgatatacttttttatcgtCATAAAACCTATCTTTTCCTATAATTTCGAATGctttagttaatttataagaaacttattaacaatttaagaaacggccatttttcatggttttttctactttacaaTCAAACTAATTGATCGATTTTAACgaaccaaatttattattgtagatctACTTAATacatacaacttttatttgaaactttttttgattctgtttttagtttacgagtcgcaagcaaaaaactactttttcCTCACTTTAActcgtaattttgcaataatcctTAACTTTTTTGCGAGTGGCAAACGTGCCTATCTTAATCTACGCacattaattgtgctttacgcaCTGTCAAACCTGAGtctccaatttttttacaaaacggCCCTTTTTGAAGCTAATTCTACTGGACTAAAAGGGCAAAGAAGAAGTCTGGCCTTAGAGATTATCCGCATCGtcgatataaataaacaaaaatgtataacaattGTTGACGGTCGCACTATTCAATACTTTGCAGATATTCAAGTCTCTATTATGgacatttgataaaaaaacgagagaatttatacagttaaaaaaattttatttatttatttatttatgaaataagtGATTTTTATGCTTTTATTAAGAagcaaaatttctataaaagttatttacattttataaaaaaaattaaactccTTAGGTCCGTTTCTACCAATGGAGATTAACTTTAAGTttggtttaatttattttttctttttttaatttttgggactagaataagataacaagtaagttaaaccgagattaaagttaattcaCGTTGGTAGAAACACGCTTTaatcgcaaaaaaaatttaattgttacgcTTTTTGTAACGCTTCTGGCTCGCGCGGCGTGCCAACATCTTTAGCCTTTCAAGCGGCTGCCAGACATTTGTTCCACTAaagaactattttttttaaatattttataatataaattacttatacaaaGTTTCAAGAATGATAATTtaagtcaaaatacatattttttttaagtgacaTATTTGTTTAAGTGCCAAACTCACTTTAAACCGTGGGTAAACTGCCAGACCAACTTTTTtaggtatttattttatacattattagtaaaaaaatttcagccGTATTGATATTAGTCAAtagtatttctattttttatatctttcattCATTCTTGTCAAGCTCTGAACCGCGCGTACCCTGTCAGACCTATATTTTCGCTATTTATGGTATTCAAATAGTAATAAGACTTAAAATAAAAGGTGATGAAATTGGCCGAAAATTTCTGTTGCTAGTTCTCGGACTATTTGGAAATCATgcagtttttatttctttacatcTCATGTACAGTTAGCACCTGAAGATACAGaagaatatatagaatatttgaTATCAATTGGAAGACTCGACGAGGCTGCTGTGAAACTTGCACAGATCGTTAATCAGGACGATTTTGTATCGAAACACGGAAAGTCTAATCATCAATTATGGAATGAATTGTGtgatttaatatcaaaaaatccTTCGAAGATAAAGTCTTTGAATGTAGATGCTATTATTAGAGGTGGCTTAAGACGTTATACAGATCAGTTGGGACCTTTATGGAATTCATTAGCAGATTATTACGTCCGAAGTGGTCTCTTTGAAAGGGTATTACTAGCTTTgcatctaattaatatttcttttattctctcttactttttaagaaaagaacgtatgtgtatacatatgcATGCACATGTgtatgcaatatatattatatattataggtacacgcaccggcagaaatggtgtcccGCGACGTTCAGCGCGCGGCGATCACCCACACACGCGAAGCGCCGTACGTGTTACTGGGCGCGCGGAGGAGCCGAGGAGATGGGAGAGGAGCGAAAAAAGTGGGGATCGCGCCGGTGTTGCATCCTTCACCAACGTCGCACGTTGAAGAAGGATAGAGCTAAGATGAgtgagaagacgtgataccgaCTCGATGGTGTCCcaatatccgtttcactcgcactcgatactaatatcgtctctcgctcgccaataccatattaattatgttaaatgttagatgaacaaaaaattaacttacaatCTATCTTACAAACTACAATTAACTTACAAACtatcaacattaaataaatctaaatgttaaaataaaatttttattatcttttaaaattattatttacacaattttgcACACACTTACTTACAATACaagaaattaatcttatactctaaatttgtaaatggaTAAGAAACTCTTATAGTGAGTCTGAAAATTATCCGTAACGATGGTTATaatttcacacaaaaatttgttacggGATGAAAAAGAAGCATTATTACGCAATCATAAgtgaatcaataattaattgggataaacgttaatttttttctttctatgtataacataattaatatttcaataaaaatttgtgtttttttaaattaaattttatcactttatataatataaagtaatgaatgacatgctaatagaataaatgTCGACGCTTCGTGCACTCGGATAGCCGTCTctcaaagaaaaaggaaagcacGACGCATCGGTATTGGCGAGCGAGAGACAATATTAGTATCGAGTGcgagtgaaacggatattgGGACACCATCAAGtcggtatcacgtcttctcacTCATCTTAGCTCTATCCTTCTTCAACGTGCGACGTTAGTGAAGGATGCAACACCGGCGCGATCCCCACTTTTTTCGCTCCTCTCCCATCTCCCCGGCTCCTCCGTGCGCCCAGTAACACGTACGGCGCTTCGCGTGTGTGGGTGATCGCCGCGCGCTGAACGTCGCgggacaccatttctgccggtgcgtgtacatacatacatgtatatgtataaaatggtTGAGAAAGTTTAAAAGTAATTCGTTACTcatacaaattgaaaaagtaattaGTTATGAATTCTAAAAAGTAATTCGTCACTATTATCGCTACTTAAAATGTAACGATTCGCGTAAGTTTTAAGATAGtcttaaaactataaaataatacgattttataattgattaatgaCATCTTAAGATTGTATTTAAGACaatcttaaataatagaaCGGACTATGAATATCGGCCATAAATTCGcaagaaattacaaaatttaaaaaactttttaatgcttaaaagtaaattaaaaaattggatttttattaaatttataaatagagCGAAATTTatacttcaataaaattttaattttacgtataaaaaaattatataataactttaaacttaaaattgattttaaaatgtgtgttgtaatataattgcttatgactttttaaaactatatttaacataattttctaaaaatataataatgtgaaTAACTAAATTAGCTggaacttaaaaattaaacgtacATGAGCATACATAAcgaaaattgttacaaaatgtaaGATTTAAGatgtaaaaagtaacaataaaagtaaccgttaaatttgttacttttaataaaaaataaaataatgccgTTATTAGTTTAgactaaaaagtataatggTAAGATGATAACAAATAATTCGTTACTTTCTAACCCTGATGCACACCTCTATACagatgtttatataaataaataatcttacaTTTAGGCGAGGGATATTTACGAAGAGGCTATACAGACTGTCACTACCGTTAGAGATTTTACACAAGTTTTCGATGCTTATGCGCAATTTGAAGAACTTAGTCTTAAAAAGCTCATAGAGGAAGCAGCAAGAAATCCTACTGAAGAAGGTAACTAATgtgtacattaatttagattgatatttttatgttagttTTAATTAGATCTTTTCTTGCACTAGATGACATCAAGTTAGAATTGAGACTAGCACGATTGGAACATCTTATGGAAAGGAGACTTTTGTTGCTCAATTCTGTATTATTACGACAAAATCCACATAATGTAGCAGAATGGCATAAAAGAGTAAAACTTTACGAAGGACAACCACATGAGGTAAAAGAACATGGAAACTTGATAAATGGATAAATCTTAAAGTAAATTCTATTGTTAATctcttgatatattttttatagataattaatacatatacagaAGCAGTGCAAACAGTGCAATCACAGTTGGCAGTTGgtaaattacatacattatggGTTGCATTTGGCAAATTTTACGAAGAAAACGGGCAAATAGAAGATGCTAGAGTGGTATTTGAAAAGGCAACTCATGTTGCATACACCAAGGTAGATGATCTTGCCTCGGTATGGTGCGAGTGGGCAGAAATTGAAATTAGACATGGGTAagattattctattttttccactttctattatattgatttcatttataaataatcaaaaaattattaaacttgattaaattgattaaattttatcacatatacatattgtcCGTTGTATAGGAATTGCAAAGAAGCTTTAAAACTTATGCATCGTGCCACTACAATGCCAGCTAGAAAAGTGGCATACCATGATGAAACAGAAACAGTACAAATGAgattatacaaatctttaaaagTATGGTCTATGTATGCAGATTTGGAAGAAAGTTTTGGAACATTTAAggtttatatttcaaaatttcgacttatttttatttacattataaaatttgtattttctgtTATAATGATGTATTTTctgttatgtaatataatactatGTTTTTTGATAGACCTGTAAAGCAGTCTACGACAAAATCATCGATTTGAAAATTGCAACTcctcaaattattattaattatggaCTATTTttggaagaaaataattattttgaagaagCATTTAGGGTACGTTGAATATCTAATTACATACTTATatctgataatttattataataacttcctgtaatatttatttttttaggcaTATGAAAAAGGCATTGCATTGTTTAAGTGGCCTAATGTTTATGACATTTGGAACACGTatctcacaaaatttttaaaacgttacGGTGGTACGAAATTAGAACGCACTAGAGATCTATTTGAGCAATGTTTAGAATATTGTCCTCCAAAATATGCCAAAGGTACACAGCTTGTCTAACGTATTATCTTactaatttatacattatgtaataagagaataaataataatgtaatttattacagCCTTGTATTTGTTATATGCAAAATTAGAAGAAGAACATGGCTTAGCGAGACATGCCATGTCTGTATATGAACGCGCGACAAATGCTGTCCTCCCGGAAGAAAGATTtgacgtaatattttttcattgttacattctttttcttcttgttactaatagttattatttatgtgtatACACTCACTTATACAGTATACCTATAAGTATACTATATACTATATGGAATATGATACTTATAGGTGtaccatatatattataatatactatatatatttttagtttgtatttgttattgttttattacaaattataacacATAGTTGAAGtggtatttgtttatatagttgccgatacaattttttttctctgagtaagttttatttttgatagcCAAACATTTGGAAATCGTGgagttttagaaaaaaaaattttttggataaaaattatatagtaggggaaaagaacaattaaataatggTAAAATTAACCCTCTGACCGCACACTATCAAAAAGTTACCTTTACCGCACACATGGGTGTACGACACCAGAAAAACTTTGATGGTTTATATTTCGGCAAAAATCGacgaattttaattctttttttttattcctaagGAAAATTTCTCAGAATTGTGATAAAATAGGGTTAGAAAGTCGTATGTATAAAGtggaaaaagatatatttgatagacacaataaataaaaaaatttttgcataaaatttttttttcaaacggctacattttgtagaaaaaaaagaaaaaacttcaAAATATAGTAATTGGAAAGCTAAagagttatattttaagaatctattatcaattttttgatttgtaccaaaaagtatattttttttaagatatgaatatttactattttttgatCTAACgaataatactataaaatcgaaatcatcgtaatatttgtgaataaaacgacaattattgttttcatgattatttattgtttatttaactcaaaTATAAAGAGATGAAAGTTTAACTATCCACTTTTCCGTGTATTCACTTGTCtggaaatatacaaaaatgtatttgtaataCACGAAAATACACTTTACTAATGTTCTTTTActcagtttattaaaaaaaagtaatttatagttGAATGCAATCACTTTTACTTACATTTCAAATTTCCGCTCTGCATAATTTTGTAACGTTCGTCGCACACTGGGTGTTATTACACCCAGAATTGAATTTTCGTTCACGCTGCTGCAGGTACTAAGCGAGTACTGACTGGATCAAGCACGATAAGATAAAAGGGACacttaacttttttctcctctaTGTTCCATCTCCCCACTACTGCTTGTTATAAAATAGCGCTGGGATGGCTAACCCAGTGTGCGGTCAGagggttaattaaattataaaatattaaatatttcgtaaacgattaactttttgataattgtatcttaatattattatatacacaaaataattgaagatGATAGAGAAGGAATCggtgtaaaaaattgtataatatttttaaaaaacagcaataatttttactcatttctaaaaaattgatgtcaaaatttattttaccattatttatttcttctctaAACATATAGTTTTTGTCCGACTGTTTAACAGTTCttgtcatttcttttttatcttaattatcagatatttctaaatgtaatttttagatatttctagatgtcaaaaattatataaataaaacaggatactctgtatatttaaaaaagaaaatatttttcaattagtgtataattttataatatggttaaataatttaatataaacttgaaacttagaagattaattaatttttttaattcgcagatgtttaatatatatattaaaaaagctgCTGACATATATGGTGTGCCGAAAACTCGGCAAATATATGAAAAGGCTATAGAAGTCTTAAATGATGAGAACACAAGAGAAATGTGTTTGCGATTTGCAGAAATGGAGACTAAATTAGGAGAAGTAGATAGAGCGAGAGCCATATATGCGCATTGTAGTCAAATATGTGATCCAAGAGTatgatattttctctttataattAGGATTTGGGTGTTTATGCATGATCTCGTACGTGAGATAGAAATATCATAttcgaataaattaaattgtcgaCAGTCAATGAGTCTCGTTTCTCAGAGATGTGTAAAATTTACCTCACTTAAGCGAATGTTTTCTACGCGGAATTATGCACAAATATCCAACTCGTActcataatacattataaattgtattatacattttttatatattaaattgaaatgatGCAGGTTACATCCAACTTTTGGCAAATTTGGAAAGAATTTGAAGTCAGGCACGGAAATGAGGATACAATGCGCGAAATGCTTCGAATCAAGCGTAGTGTGCAAGCTATGTATAATACTCAAGTAAACATGATGTCTGCACAAATGTTAAATAACGTATCCAACCAAGTATCAGATGTATCAATGGATGCTATGCgtttattagataataaaatttcatcaacTACAGGTAATGGAAATTAAACGTTATTTTCGtctctttgttttaatttagaataatcTTGAACATTCTTGAACCATAGATAATGCTGCTGATATCAAAGGAGGTATTAAATTTGTACGTGGCATAACAGAAAAAGATGGTAAAGCAGACTCTCATGTGAATAATCCAGATGAGATTGATATCGACATAGATGATGAAAATGATAACGATGCAGAAGAAATAGAAGAAGGTAGtacaataaatacatttacaaataatacatttattttcggaatttaactttttgaacAGACAgagttattttttctatatatatttttaaataacagttGAATTTTAACGTTTTCGATTGGATTGCCCTAGTGCGCACATTAAAGTTATTGtacgttaatttaatttaataacttccGTTTATCAGACACAGAAATGTTTACCGCGCGGCAAAATGTGACGTAGCTAAACGAAGTTGgactaaatttaaatttttttgcgcgGTGAAAGTGTTGGTTAATTACCGCCGCAAACTTCCATCGTACGGCAAGCGTTACCACGTTCACTAAGCAAAGGGTTATAGCACATTCATAAGTGCAAGAGTCCATCCAGATAAATCTGCATAGCTGCATAACAATATGTAtgaagaaaatcaaattttatctctattataaaaattaaggcCCACTTGATGCTGCAAACgctttgaaacattttttaattggtcaatttataaaattttttcaattgatcaataatatttgaagcgtttgtagcgtcaagtaaACCGCAGCTTACGATACACATAAAATGCGATcggataattttctttataagtATGGTTATGCAGATATGCGTGTGGATCAATTTTTAGGGCTATCACACACAAAATGACATAGACTTCATAAGTATAGCATAAAACTGTTGAATTAATGAGCTCTTAGCATAAAGTCATATATTGATGTACATAAGTTGATTATTGACTCAGCACTCTTATGCTATGCATATACAAGCtgtatttcaaaattgctgttaATACTGACTATAGTTTTCGTTACAtacactatagattttcagtaatgacagcaattttgaaacagccACAGCTTACGCATATTTTGTGTGTGATAACTTTTAGGGCGGGAGCAAAAACTTTTGCGTAACACATAAGAAAATCATTCAATCGGAAttatctatttctttctctaGGATAGAAGTAAAGATCTGTGATTGGTTTATTTCTTTATGCGTTATGTATTGTGTTATCACCGTGAGATGCTGTTAAAGGGATGCTGGACtacctctcaaacttgatcggagtcgataatgtagatgtagagtcattcgtgcacattattaatgagatttcgtatatacatattttgtatatatatttcttttatagatttagaaattcttttccagaattaaagtacatatattaatatcaatctgtgaattggattttatatcgagaaagaaaaaacattttcatattactctacttatcgacttcttCCCAATTCGCactcatacatacataaaatttttagatacattattattttataccaAAGCTTCTAGCTCATTTGTGAACATTATTATCTTTCCTGTAATGACAACGGTGCATAACAGTTATTTTGCTGCAGATGAAAGTCGCAAGACGActgcacaaaagtataattttctaacttttttcgtttttcacataaaattataattagctgctgtttgttattgtctatactaGTGCTTGACGTTAGTTACCCTTTTCGGGCAGATTTCAGAgggtgcgttccacttaaTGCCCGCAACGCTCGCGAGCGTTGCttatccttgtttaatatttgataaccaacaaggatgaaatgaTTCCACGGTCGTTGCGAGCTttaagtggaacgcacccAGAGGCGACGC
This sequence is a window from Monomorium pharaonis isolate MP-MQ-018 chromosome 3, ASM1337386v2, whole genome shotgun sequence. Protein-coding genes within it:
- the LOC105830781 gene encoding pre-mRNA-splicing factor syf1 homolog isoform X1, whose protein sequence is MLERKDDEGNLYTFQNEEDLPYEEEILRNPYSVKHWQRYIDHLKNTNSKNLNVVYERALKELPGSYKLWYNYLRQRVSQLKGRCITDPLYEDVNNAFERALVFMHKMPRIWMDYCMLMTEECYITRTRQVFDRSLRALPITQHHRIWPLYIHFLKKHNVYETAVRVFRRYLKLAPEDTEEYIEYLISIGRLDEAAVKLAQIVNQDDFVSKHGKSNHQLWNELCDLISKNPSKIKSLNVDAIIRGGLRRYTDQLGPLWNSLADYYVRSGLFERARDIYEEAIQTVTTVRDFTQVFDAYAQFEELSLKKLIEEAARNPTEEDDIKLELRLARLEHLMERRLLLLNSVLLRQNPHNVAEWHKRVKLYEGQPHEIINTYTEAVQTVQSQLAVGKLHTLWVAFGKFYEENGQIEDARVVFEKATHVAYTKVDDLASVWCEWAEIEIRHGNCKEALKLMHRATTMPARKVAYHDETETVQMRLYKSLKVWSMYADLEESFGTFKTCKAVYDKIIDLKIATPQIIINYGLFLEENNYFEEAFRAYEKGIALFKWPNVYDIWNTYLTKFLKRYGGTKLERTRDLFEQCLEYCPPKYAKALYLLYAKLEEEHGLARHAMSVYERATNAVLPEERFDMFNIYIKKAADIYGVPKTRQIYEKAIEVLNDENTREMCLRFAEMETKLGEVDRARAIYAHCSQICDPRVTSNFWQIWKEFEVRHGNEDTMREMLRIKRSVQAMYNTQVNMMSAQMLNNVSNQVSDVSMDAMRLLDNKISSTTDNAADIKGGIKFVRGITEKDGKADSHVNNPDEIDIDIDDENDNDAEEIEEDIPVEKQTIPSQVFGSLKPVQAEED
- the LOC105830781 gene encoding pre-mRNA-splicing factor syf1 homolog isoform X3; translated protein: MLERKDDEGNLYTFLAPEDTEEYIEYLISIGRLDEAAVKLAQIVNQDDFVSKHGKSNHQLWNELCDLISKNPSKIKSLNVDAIIRGGLRRYTDQLGPLWNSLADYYVRSGLFERARDIYEEAIQTVTTVRDFTQVFDAYAQFEELSLKKLIEEAARNPTEEDDIKLELRLARLEHLMERRLLLLNSVLLRQNPHNVAEWHKRVKLYEGQPHEIINTYTEAVQTVQSQLAVGKLHTLWVAFGKFYEENGQIEDARVVFEKATHVAYTKVDDLASVWCEWAEIEIRHGNCKEALKLMHRATTMPARKVAYHDETETVQMRLYKSLKVWSMYADLEESFGTFKTCKAVYDKIIDLKIATPQIIINYGLFLEENNYFEEAFRAYEKGIALFKWPNVYDIWNTYLTKFLKRYGGTKLERTRDLFEQCLEYCPPKYAKALYLLYAKLEEEHGLARHAMSVYERATNAVLPEERFDMFNIYIKKAADIYGVPKTRQIYEKAIEVLNDENTREMCLRFAEMETKLGEVDRARAIYAHCSQICDPRVTSNFWQIWKEFEVRHGNEDTMREMLRIKRSVQAMYNTQVNMMSAQMLNNVSNQVSDVSMDAMRLLDNKISSTTDNAADIKGGIKFVRGITEKDGKADSHVNNPDEIDIDIDDENDNDAEEIEEDIPVEKQTIPSQVFGSLKPVQAEED
- the LOC105830781 gene encoding pre-mRNA-splicing factor syf1 homolog isoform X2, whose amino-acid sequence is MLERKDDEGNLYTFNEEDLPYEEEILRNPYSVKHWQRYIDHLKNTNSKNLNVVYERALKELPGSYKLWYNYLRQRVSQLKGRCITDPLYEDVNNAFERALVFMHKMPRIWMDYCMLMTEECYITRTRQVFDRSLRALPITQHHRIWPLYIHFLKKHNVYETAVRVFRRYLKLAPEDTEEYIEYLISIGRLDEAAVKLAQIVNQDDFVSKHGKSNHQLWNELCDLISKNPSKIKSLNVDAIIRGGLRRYTDQLGPLWNSLADYYVRSGLFERARDIYEEAIQTVTTVRDFTQVFDAYAQFEELSLKKLIEEAARNPTEEDDIKLELRLARLEHLMERRLLLLNSVLLRQNPHNVAEWHKRVKLYEGQPHEIINTYTEAVQTVQSQLAVGKLHTLWVAFGKFYEENGQIEDARVVFEKATHVAYTKVDDLASVWCEWAEIEIRHGNCKEALKLMHRATTMPARKVAYHDETETVQMRLYKSLKVWSMYADLEESFGTFKTCKAVYDKIIDLKIATPQIIINYGLFLEENNYFEEAFRAYEKGIALFKWPNVYDIWNTYLTKFLKRYGGTKLERTRDLFEQCLEYCPPKYAKALYLLYAKLEEEHGLARHAMSVYERATNAVLPEERFDMFNIYIKKAADIYGVPKTRQIYEKAIEVLNDENTREMCLRFAEMETKLGEVDRARAIYAHCSQICDPRVTSNFWQIWKEFEVRHGNEDTMREMLRIKRSVQAMYNTQVNMMSAQMLNNVSNQVSDVSMDAMRLLDNKISSTTDNAADIKGGIKFVRGITEKDGKADSHVNNPDEIDIDIDDENDNDAEEIEEDIPVEKQTIPSQVFGSLKPVQAEED